A stretch of Synechococcus sp. WH 8020 DNA encodes these proteins:
- a CDS encoding FAD-binding protein: MSDAITLSNLIRQGIQPTPLLVCAGGTSSRCAADGLWTLDLRAGHRQLIISEETDEVEIGTGLSMAEVLEGLQTRGRSIPVGLSTIPGCGFVLTGGIGPLTRSQGLAMDHIVGLRGVWGNGDTFDLSAPANQASVETESDNEVHQQWRGLLGAAPFLAVVTAIRLRTQEITPLVIWRSIGSIKQLAVAIEEAEQWHHSGSLQWAWNENIELFITCCADDSAAMQAVESLKTRLGFCAESSMTIVAGQHAQPPFGTLARSTTAQGHLHHEVISRLGPAWSQRLPSLIADLNELMRHRPHLGCQINAQQLGGVSAQIPVSRTSFIHRDAIWKPWISAAWTAGDAKGRERALEWLMRTNNLLSDYCPGVHLAQIHPHLSCHQKELNDAFQDWLPGLTQLKSHQDPLGLLPPLTIA, encoded by the coding sequence ATGTCTGATGCAATCACCCTGTCCAACCTGATACGCCAAGGAATCCAGCCAACCCCCTTGTTGGTTTGCGCAGGGGGCACCAGCAGTCGCTGTGCTGCCGATGGGCTCTGGACACTCGACTTAAGAGCGGGCCATCGCCAGCTGATCATCAGCGAAGAAACAGATGAGGTGGAGATTGGCACCGGGCTCAGCATGGCTGAGGTTTTAGAAGGTCTTCAAACCCGTGGACGCTCCATCCCGGTTGGCCTATCCACCATTCCAGGGTGCGGCTTTGTTTTAACGGGGGGCATCGGTCCCCTAACCCGATCCCAAGGCCTTGCCATGGATCACATCGTGGGACTGCGAGGTGTCTGGGGAAACGGAGACACCTTCGACCTTTCAGCCCCGGCCAACCAAGCAAGCGTTGAAACAGAGAGTGACAACGAAGTGCATCAGCAGTGGAGAGGACTGCTCGGTGCCGCTCCATTCCTGGCGGTTGTCACTGCGATTCGACTACGCACTCAGGAGATCACACCATTAGTGATTTGGCGAAGCATAGGCAGCATTAAGCAACTCGCCGTCGCCATCGAGGAGGCAGAACAATGGCACCACAGTGGCAGCTTGCAATGGGCCTGGAACGAAAACATTGAGCTATTCATCACTTGCTGCGCTGACGATTCTGCCGCGATGCAAGCGGTGGAGTCGCTGAAAACGCGTCTCGGCTTCTGCGCTGAATCCAGCATGACGATCGTTGCCGGGCAACATGCTCAGCCCCCATTTGGAACGTTGGCAAGGTCGACTACTGCACAAGGACACCTCCATCACGAAGTGATCAGCAGGCTCGGGCCTGCCTGGAGTCAGCGATTGCCATCACTCATCGCAGACCTCAATGAACTCATGCGCCACCGTCCCCATCTCGGATGCCAAATCAATGCTCAACAACTTGGTGGAGTGAGTGCTCAGATTCCCGTTTCACGCACATCTTTCATCCATCGCGATGCCATCTGGAAACCATGGATCAGCGCAGCCTGGACTGCTGGTGATGCAAAGGGGCGAGAACGTGCACTCGAATGGTTGATGCGCACCAACAACCTGCTCTCCGACTATTGCCCTGGCGTTCACCTCGCTCAGATCCATCCACATCTGTCTTGCCACCAAAAAGAACTCAATGACGCCTTTCAAGACTGGCTTCCAGGCCTCACTCAATTGAAGTCCCACCAGGACCCCCTTGGATTACTTCCACCGCTCACCATTGCATAA
- a CDS encoding sirohydrochlorin chelatase, translating to MSSEPIASQPSPYGVLICGHGSRNRLAVEEFERLAIGLRRRMSPISVEHGFLEFANPILRDGLDRLREQGVERVLAIPAMLFAAGHAKNDIPSVLNTYSAETGLEIEYGRELGVDRLMIAAAGARIQEALDANPDVPLSDTMLVVVGRGSSDPDANSNVAKVARMLVEGFGFGWGETLYSGVTFPLVEPGLRHVVRLGFKRIIVFPYFLFSGVLVTRIRQHSERVANDHPEVEFVHASYLGDHARVQDTFVERVDEVLGGETAMNCSLCKYRAQVLGFETEVGLAQASHHHHVEGLTDGCDLCELECTGACQPDGVPIPLGGGHHSHTHGDHSNDHDHSHDHGHHPYPHAEHPLGPNTLRGRLADSKTDASEP from the coding sequence GTGAGTTCAGAGCCGATTGCGTCGCAACCATCGCCCTACGGCGTTTTGATTTGTGGTCATGGGAGCAGGAATCGCTTAGCGGTTGAGGAATTTGAACGTCTTGCGATCGGCCTGCGCAGGCGCATGAGTCCTATTTCTGTTGAACACGGGTTTTTGGAATTCGCCAATCCAATCCTTAGGGATGGTTTGGATCGCTTAAGAGAGCAAGGGGTGGAGCGGGTCTTGGCGATTCCGGCCATGTTGTTTGCAGCAGGCCACGCCAAAAATGACATCCCTTCTGTGCTGAACACCTATAGCGCTGAAACGGGATTGGAGATCGAGTACGGAAGAGAACTAGGTGTTGATCGATTGATGATTGCAGCCGCAGGAGCTCGGATCCAAGAGGCGTTGGATGCCAATCCAGACGTTCCTTTGTCCGACACCATGTTGGTGGTTGTAGGACGAGGGTCATCGGACCCCGATGCCAATTCCAACGTCGCCAAGGTCGCGCGGATGTTGGTGGAAGGGTTTGGCTTTGGCTGGGGCGAAACCTTGTACTCCGGAGTGACGTTCCCGTTGGTGGAACCAGGGCTGCGACATGTGGTGCGCCTTGGTTTTAAGCGCATCATCGTGTTTCCCTATTTCCTGTTTTCTGGTGTTCTTGTGACCAGGATCCGCCAGCACAGTGAACGCGTCGCTAACGATCACCCCGAGGTGGAATTTGTGCATGCCTCCTATCTCGGAGACCACGCAAGGGTGCAAGACACGTTTGTAGAGCGTGTCGATGAGGTTCTTGGTGGTGAGACAGCGATGAATTGCTCACTCTGTAAATACAGAGCACAAGTGCTGGGTTTTGAGACTGAGGTGGGCCTAGCGCAGGCCAGCCACCATCACCACGTGGAGGGATTGACCGATGGCTGCGATCTGTGTGAGCTCGAGTGCACCGGTGCTTGTCAGCCCGATGGTGTCCCGATTCCGCTGGGGGGTGGGCATCACTCTCATACGCATGGAGACCACTCCAATGACCATGACCACTCCCATGACCATGGGCATCACCCCTACCCCCATGCAGAGCATCCCTTAGGTCCCAACACCCTTCGTGGTCGCCTTGCGGATTCAAAGACGGACGCCTCTGAACCATGA
- a CDS encoding DUF2811 domain-containing protein → MDRYHLEHCDTSLAESLSDVGLSLVSMEAEIPEVLYRGMKDFIGLNPRWDQYRLLSSAIAQFLVQNGCTDRAVTERYLDDLFMRSQV, encoded by the coding sequence ATGGATCGATATCACCTTGAGCACTGCGATACCTCTTTGGCTGAATCACTCAGTGACGTAGGACTTTCATTGGTGAGCATGGAAGCAGAAATCCCCGAAGTGCTTTATCGCGGAATGAAAGATTTCATTGGGTTAAATCCCCGTTGGGATCAATATCGTCTGCTTAGTTCTGCAATTGCTCAATTTTTAGTTCAAAACGGTTGTACTGATCGTGCAGTCACAGAACGCTATCTCGACGATCTTTTCATGCGTTCTCAGGTCTGA
- a CDS encoding GMC oxidoreductase — translation MPLKPFEAIVIGSGATGGVAAQTLAEAGVRVLVVETGPDLSAQEALGGEPTNSLRRVRGLLSGQHRQQAQHPGYWKHNPLLYADERRYPYSTPKGQPFLWTQGRQVGGRSLTWGGITLRLSDLEFKAADRDGYGHSWPISHQDLDPHYSALEKQFAVHGNRDGLTQLPDGCTTPPLSFTPEEQQLAAALQNSADIQMIHSRGFSAHQPSAECPWPPSSSPGSSLKAALSTGRVEMLSGHLAERLVMNRDQNRARGVVVIDQSNGERIELEAPLVVLCASTIASLRFLLLSEHSTTHGGFQDPSASLGRHLMDHVSTCRFFQVPSRSGRQSLQELDPSSQLSGAGSFFLPFGSLPPQRDGLLPFSRGYGLWGAINRFDPPSWLKRNPDCRLGFLIGHGEVLPSDQNRVTLSETVDRWGVPIPHISCRWGTNETAMVAHMHALMNEAVALGGGEIQPLTDLVMMPLIEPIVGNMEAMKAGAPPPGYYVHELGGAPMGNDENHSVVDAWNRLWRCPNVLVVDGSCWTTSAWQSPTLTMMAITRRACQQALRPENA, via the coding sequence GTGCCACTGAAACCCTTCGAAGCCATTGTGATCGGTTCAGGTGCGACAGGAGGTGTGGCAGCACAAACGCTGGCGGAAGCTGGGGTTCGCGTCTTGGTGGTGGAAACAGGCCCCGACCTGAGCGCCCAAGAAGCCCTGGGGGGCGAACCGACCAACAGCCTGAGGCGCGTCCGTGGTCTTCTCAGCGGTCAGCATCGACAACAAGCACAACATCCCGGCTACTGGAAACACAATCCACTTCTTTATGCCGATGAACGGCGCTACCCCTACTCCACCCCAAAAGGGCAACCGTTTCTCTGGACCCAAGGGCGCCAAGTTGGCGGGAGAAGTTTGACCTGGGGTGGAATCACCCTGCGACTTTCGGATCTGGAATTCAAGGCTGCAGATCGGGATGGCTATGGGCACTCCTGGCCTATTTCCCATCAAGATCTAGATCCGCACTATTCCGCTCTGGAGAAGCAATTTGCTGTGCATGGCAACAGAGACGGACTGACGCAGCTCCCAGATGGTTGCACCACACCACCCCTGAGTTTCACCCCAGAAGAACAACAGCTGGCTGCTGCCCTCCAGAACTCGGCTGATATCCAGATGATTCACTCACGCGGTTTTTCCGCCCATCAACCATCGGCAGAGTGCCCATGGCCGCCATCAAGCAGTCCTGGCAGCAGTCTCAAAGCGGCCCTTTCCACTGGACGCGTAGAGATGCTGTCAGGGCACCTGGCAGAACGCCTCGTGATGAATAGGGATCAAAATCGTGCCCGCGGAGTGGTTGTCATCGATCAAAGCAACGGGGAGCGCATTGAGCTGGAGGCACCTTTAGTCGTTCTCTGTGCTTCCACCATTGCCTCACTGCGGTTTCTATTGCTCTCAGAACACTCAACGACGCATGGAGGCTTTCAAGATCCCTCAGCAAGCCTGGGGCGGCACTTAATGGATCACGTCTCAACGTGCCGCTTCTTTCAAGTTCCAAGCAGGAGTGGCCGTCAATCCCTTCAAGAGCTTGATCCCTCAAGCCAGTTGTCGGGGGCCGGAAGTTTTTTCCTTCCCTTTGGAAGTCTTCCACCACAACGCGATGGCTTACTGCCATTTTCCAGGGGGTATGGACTTTGGGGAGCGATCAATCGCTTCGATCCACCCTCGTGGTTAAAAAGAAATCCTGACTGCCGTTTGGGTTTTCTGATTGGTCATGGGGAAGTGCTTCCTTCCGATCAGAACAGGGTCACGTTGTCGGAAACAGTAGATCGCTGGGGAGTTCCCATCCCACATATCAGCTGCCGATGGGGAACGAACGAGACAGCAATGGTGGCTCATATGCACGCCTTGATGAATGAGGCTGTTGCCCTCGGGGGAGGGGAGATTCAACCACTAACCGATCTGGTCATGATGCCGCTGATCGAACCCATAGTCGGCAACATGGAAGCCATGAAAGCAGGCGCTCCTCCACCTGGTTATTACGTGCATGAGCTCGGGGGAGCTCCGATGGGCAATGATGAAAATCACAGTGTTGTGGATGCCTGGAATCGCCTGTGGCGCTGTCCGAACGTCTTAGTGGTTGATGGCTCGTGTTGGACCACTTCAGCGTGGCAAAGCCCAACATTGACGATGATGGCCATTACGAGAAGAGCTTGCCAGCAGGCGCTCAGACCTGAGAACGCATGA
- a CDS encoding asparaginase produces the protein MTLPPGYGRSSRHSGCPAFEVVLKRGSSVESVHRVHAVVCDSKGRILMKAGHADHETFVRSALKPFQALPAISSGASGHYDFGDRGLAISCASHAGTAEHAREAFRLLWNAQLETDSLQCPIPGWGHSPLEHNCSGKHAAFLATSRKMGWPLESYLQGDHPLQQEINRRVGEFLGLPAEELVAERDDCGAPTLLLQLSQMALLYAHLGASSHAELEQISRAMLANPKLVAGEGRFDTELMSRSHQQVISKGGAEGVQCLSRTGDGLGVAIKVEDGSRRAKQAVALHLLRQLDWITQGSLDDLEDKMLIMGPGVRLEVKGELRA, from the coding sequence ATGACACTTCCTCCTGGCTACGGCAGATCCTCCAGACATTCAGGCTGTCCTGCTTTTGAGGTCGTGCTGAAAAGAGGTTCATCGGTGGAATCTGTCCATCGAGTTCATGCCGTTGTCTGTGATTCAAAGGGAAGAATCCTGATGAAAGCTGGACACGCTGATCATGAAACCTTCGTGAGATCAGCCCTTAAACCCTTTCAAGCCTTGCCTGCTATCAGCAGCGGGGCCTCTGGACACTATGACTTTGGCGATCGAGGCTTGGCGATTAGTTGCGCCTCTCATGCCGGAACTGCTGAACATGCCAGGGAAGCGTTCCGACTGCTTTGGAACGCCCAATTAGAAACAGACTCTCTCCAGTGCCCCATACCTGGATGGGGTCATAGTCCCTTGGAGCACAACTGCTCAGGGAAGCATGCTGCATTCCTTGCCACATCGAGAAAAATGGGCTGGCCATTGGAGAGTTATCTGCAAGGTGACCATCCTCTGCAACAAGAGATCAATCGACGCGTTGGGGAATTCCTTGGACTGCCTGCAGAGGAACTCGTCGCAGAGCGCGATGACTGCGGTGCTCCCACCCTGCTGTTGCAACTTTCGCAAATGGCCTTGCTCTATGCCCATCTCGGCGCTTCAAGCCATGCCGAGCTTGAGCAAATCAGCCGAGCCATGCTCGCGAACCCCAAGCTTGTTGCCGGAGAAGGCCGCTTCGACACTGAGCTCATGTCTCGCTCGCATCAGCAAGTGATCAGCAAAGGAGGCGCTGAAGGCGTTCAGTGTCTGAGCAGAACAGGCGATGGCCTAGGAGTGGCGATCAAAGTGGAAGACGGCTCTCGCCGTGCCAAACAGGCTGTAGCACTCCACCTCCTGCGCCAACTTGATTGGATCACGCAGGGGAGCCTGGACGATCTGGAGGACAAGATGTTGATCATGGGTCCAGGAGTGAGACTTGAAGTGAAGGGAGAACTACGCGCGTAA
- a CDS encoding CGLD27 family protein gives MAATISCPVPPDQRPQEEFTQLSQSWFFGWPRHRQIDLDKALLFSWLLVVPLTVLIASGSLSLRHDPIRLVLAGAVSGLVLPMLLLVRQWLGWSYVHKRLLSERVEYEESGWYDGQVWEKPLSWRERDLLLAQHEVRPILGRLGRAMATTTGLILGGASLCQVL, from the coding sequence ATGGCTGCGACTATCTCCTGTCCTGTACCTCCCGACCAACGTCCTCAGGAAGAGTTCACCCAGTTGAGCCAATCGTGGTTTTTTGGCTGGCCGCGTCATCGACAAATTGATTTAGACAAAGCTTTGCTCTTCAGTTGGCTCCTGGTCGTTCCTCTCACGGTTCTGATTGCAAGCGGTAGTTTGAGTTTGAGACACGATCCAATCCGTCTCGTCCTCGCAGGTGCTGTTTCTGGGCTCGTTTTGCCAATGTTGTTATTGGTACGCCAATGGTTGGGTTGGAGTTACGTCCACAAGCGGCTTCTTTCTGAACGCGTTGAATACGAAGAATCGGGTTGGTATGACGGTCAAGTTTGGGAAAAACCCTTGTCTTGGCGCGAGCGAGATCTGCTGCTTGCTCAACATGAAGTTCGCCCAATCCTTGGACGGCTAGGCAGAGCCATGGCCACAACAACGGGGCTCATTCTTGGTGGAGCCAGCCTCTGTCAGGTCCTGTGA
- the rsfS gene encoding ribosome silencing factor: protein MDSEQLAELAADACDDRKGVDIQLIRVDEVSSLADWLVIAGGQSDVQVKAMARSVEDRLEEEAKRLPLRKEGMNEGRWALLDYGELIVHILQSHERSYYDLEAFWSHGERRPHLAPETSVGH from the coding sequence ATGGATAGTGAACAGCTGGCAGAGCTTGCAGCTGATGCTTGCGACGATCGCAAGGGTGTCGATATCCAGCTCATTCGGGTTGATGAGGTTTCGAGCCTTGCCGATTGGCTGGTGATTGCAGGCGGTCAGAGCGACGTTCAAGTCAAGGCAATGGCCCGATCCGTGGAAGACCGTCTTGAAGAAGAAGCCAAACGACTCCCTTTACGCAAAGAAGGGATGAACGAAGGCCGCTGGGCACTGCTCGATTACGGCGAATTGATTGTGCACATCCTGCAATCACACGAACGCAGCTACTACGACTTGGAAGCGTTCTGGAGTCACGGTGAACGCCGTCCCCATCTAGCGCCTGAAACATCGGTAGGCCACTGA
- a CDS encoding DUF3318 domain-containing protein, which yields MSELQRLKGLLPPEMQSWVFVEAAAAVEPALITLEEIGRDEVEIQVDLDLWDSFALDHRNLLFWHEVGRIQNDTIPRDGWEMAALAIGLGGAIGELWVQDGLLLLMALGLSGFAGYRLYLKNNAEKRLRDAISADERAIDLACRFGYSVPNAYKSLGGALKDLVEQTRKKKKRSFYEDRLEALRKSAGKARAEMAQQQGSKQSVTSENVYG from the coding sequence ATGAGTGAGCTCCAGCGACTGAAAGGGTTGCTGCCACCAGAGATGCAGAGCTGGGTGTTCGTGGAAGCTGCTGCTGCAGTGGAACCTGCTTTGATCACTCTTGAAGAGATCGGCAGAGATGAGGTCGAGATTCAGGTGGATCTTGATCTTTGGGACAGCTTTGCGCTTGATCACAGAAACCTGCTGTTTTGGCACGAGGTGGGTCGGATCCAAAACGACACCATTCCTAGAGATGGTTGGGAAATGGCTGCTCTAGCCATCGGCCTTGGCGGTGCGATTGGTGAGCTTTGGGTCCAAGACGGTCTGCTGTTGTTGATGGCCCTTGGCTTGTCTGGGTTTGCTGGCTATCGCCTTTATTTAAAAAATAATGCCGAAAAACGCCTTCGTGATGCGATCTCGGCAGACGAGCGGGCGATTGATCTGGCTTGCCGATTCGGCTACAGCGTTCCGAATGCCTACAAAAGCTTGGGTGGAGCACTGAAGGATTTGGTGGAACAAACACGCAAAAAGAAAAAGAGGAGCTTTTACGAGGATCGTCTTGAGGCACTTCGCAAAAGTGCAGGCAAAGCCAGGGCAGAAATGGCTCAGCAACAGGGCTCCAAACAATCTGTGACCAGCGAGAACGTCTATGGATAG
- the carB gene encoding carbamoyl-phosphate synthase large subunit translates to MPRRNDLRRILLLGSGPIVIGQACEFDYSGTQACKALRAEGYEVILINSNPASIMTDPEMADRTYVEPLTPDVVTRVIELERPDALLPTMGGQTALNLAVTLSKNGTLDRFGVELIGADLKAIQKAEDRQLFKQAMERIGVNVCPSGIASNLEEAEAVGASISSYPRIIRPAFTLGGSGGGIAYNPEEFSAICKTGLDASPVSQILIEKSLLGWKEFELEVMRDLADNVVIVCSIENLDPMGVHTGDSITVAPAQTLTDREYQRLRDQSIAIIREIGVATGGSNIQFAINPADGEVVVIEMNPRVSRSSALASKATGFPIAKIAARLAVGYTLDEILNDITGKTPACFEPTIDYVVTKVPRFAFEKFRGSPAVLTTAMKSVGEAMAIGRCFEESFQKALRSLETGLSGWGGDRPEPVCSKTDLERSLRTPSPDRILAVRSAMLSGMTDVHIHELSHIDPWFLAKLRGLIVAESDLLMGKSLEDLDETALFKLKVLGYSDRQIAWFVDSKELDVRERRDQLGVTPVFKTVDTCAAEFSSSTPYHYSTYERPLLRLKPDGQLQPMAPSTEVVPETRPKLMILGGGPNRIGQGIEFDYCCCHASFSAQDQNFATVMLNSNPETVSTDYDSSDRLYFEPLTLEDVLNVIEAERPNGVIVQFGGQTPLKLALPLLNWLTTQKGLSTGTQIWGTSPESIDLAEDREQFEAILRTLEIRQPRNGLARSEVEARSIAENVGYPVVVRPSYVLGGRAMEVVYDEAELNRYMKEAVQVEPDHPVLIDQYLENAVEVDVDALCDKEGTVVIGGLMEHIEPAGIHSGDSACCLPAISLSEEALSLIRRWSEALAVTLKVQGLINLQFAVQRAADGGEKVFIIEANPRASRTVPFVAKATGVPLARLATRLMAGETLSQVGLLKEPAPPLQTVKEAVLPFRRFPGSDSLLGPEMRSTGEVMGSASDFGMAFAKAELAAGEALPTTGTVFLSTHDRDKPALVPVARQLIGLGFQLIATSGTAQALRKEGLQVESVLKVHEGRPNIEDLIRSGGVQLVINTPIGRQAAHDDRYLRRAALDYSVPTLTTLAGARAAVEAIEALQTRTIVIHALQDVHASLSGQ, encoded by the coding sequence ATGCCCCGGCGGAACGATCTTCGTCGCATCCTCCTGTTGGGTTCCGGACCGATTGTGATCGGACAGGCCTGCGAGTTCGACTATTCAGGAACTCAGGCTTGTAAAGCCCTGAGGGCAGAAGGCTATGAGGTGATCTTGATCAACTCAAATCCGGCCTCGATCATGACGGATCCGGAAATGGCGGACCGCACCTACGTCGAGCCGCTCACCCCGGACGTTGTCACTCGTGTGATTGAACTCGAGCGTCCCGATGCGTTGCTCCCCACAATGGGAGGGCAGACCGCCCTCAATTTGGCGGTAACGCTTTCCAAAAATGGAACTCTGGATCGGTTTGGTGTTGAACTGATTGGTGCTGATCTCAAAGCGATTCAAAAAGCCGAAGACCGGCAGCTGTTCAAGCAGGCGATGGAGCGCATCGGTGTAAACGTTTGCCCCTCAGGAATCGCATCTAATTTGGAAGAAGCGGAAGCGGTTGGTGCTTCGATTAGCAGCTATCCGCGCATTATTCGACCTGCCTTTACGCTCGGCGGAAGCGGCGGAGGAATCGCTTACAACCCCGAGGAATTCAGCGCTATTTGCAAGACCGGTCTTGATGCCAGTCCTGTTTCTCAGATCTTGATTGAGAAATCTCTGCTCGGTTGGAAGGAGTTCGAGCTTGAGGTGATGCGTGATCTGGCAGACAACGTTGTGATTGTTTGCAGCATTGAGAATTTGGATCCAATGGGGGTCCATACCGGTGATTCGATCACCGTTGCACCGGCCCAAACGCTCACTGATCGCGAATATCAAAGGCTAAGAGATCAATCGATCGCGATTATTCGTGAGATTGGTGTGGCCACTGGGGGAAGCAATATCCAGTTCGCCATCAATCCTGCTGACGGCGAAGTGGTGGTGATTGAAATGAATCCAAGGGTGAGTCGCTCTTCTGCGCTAGCGAGTAAGGCCACTGGATTTCCGATTGCCAAGATCGCTGCAAGGTTGGCAGTGGGGTACACCCTTGATGAGATTCTCAACGACATCACTGGTAAGACACCAGCCTGTTTCGAGCCCACCATTGACTACGTGGTCACGAAAGTTCCGCGTTTTGCATTCGAAAAGTTCCGTGGATCTCCCGCTGTTCTTACAACAGCGATGAAGTCGGTTGGTGAGGCGATGGCCATTGGTCGTTGTTTCGAAGAGTCGTTCCAGAAAGCCTTGCGATCACTTGAGACTGGCCTGTCCGGATGGGGAGGTGACCGACCTGAGCCAGTGTGCTCTAAAACGGATCTTGAACGCTCATTAAGGACACCATCCCCCGATCGGATTTTGGCTGTCCGTAGCGCAATGTTGTCAGGTATGACCGATGTTCACATTCATGAACTAAGCCATATTGATCCTTGGTTTCTTGCAAAATTAAGAGGATTGATTGTTGCTGAGTCTGATCTGTTGATGGGTAAAAGCCTTGAAGATCTTGATGAGACAGCGTTGTTTAAGCTCAAGGTGTTGGGGTATTCCGATCGGCAAATTGCCTGGTTTGTTGATAGTAAAGAGCTGGATGTGCGCGAACGTAGGGATCAGTTGGGTGTGACGCCTGTGTTTAAAACAGTCGATACCTGTGCCGCTGAATTTTCGTCTTCCACTCCTTATCACTACTCAACCTATGAACGTCCCCTTCTTCGTTTGAAGCCAGATGGACAACTACAGCCTATGGCTCCATCCACTGAGGTTGTTCCTGAAACGAGACCCAAATTGATGATTTTGGGTGGTGGGCCTAATCGAATTGGGCAGGGTATTGAATTCGATTATTGTTGTTGTCATGCTTCTTTTTCTGCTCAGGATCAGAATTTTGCGACGGTGATGTTAAACAGTAATCCCGAGACGGTCTCGACGGATTACGACAGTAGTGACCGTCTTTATTTTGAGCCTCTAACGCTCGAAGACGTCTTGAATGTGATCGAGGCAGAGCGGCCCAATGGAGTGATTGTTCAATTCGGTGGGCAGACACCTCTCAAGCTCGCGTTGCCTCTCTTGAATTGGCTCACCACGCAGAAGGGGCTGTCGACCGGGACCCAGATTTGGGGAACCTCGCCAGAATCCATCGATCTTGCGGAAGATCGGGAGCAGTTTGAGGCCATTCTTCGGACACTTGAGATCCGTCAACCCCGCAATGGACTAGCCCGAAGCGAAGTGGAGGCACGGTCGATTGCTGAGAACGTTGGCTATCCCGTTGTCGTTCGCCCTTCTTATGTCTTGGGTGGGCGCGCTATGGAGGTCGTGTACGACGAGGCCGAGCTCAATCGCTACATGAAGGAAGCTGTTCAAGTTGAGCCAGATCATCCTGTGCTCATTGATCAGTACTTAGAAAATGCGGTTGAAGTTGATGTTGATGCCCTTTGCGATAAGGAGGGAACGGTTGTGATCGGTGGGTTGATGGAACACATCGAGCCTGCAGGAATTCACTCCGGAGATTCAGCGTGTTGCTTGCCTGCCATCTCCCTTAGTGAAGAGGCCTTATCTCTGATTCGCCGTTGGAGTGAGGCATTGGCGGTCACATTGAAAGTTCAAGGACTGATTAACTTGCAATTTGCGGTTCAAAGAGCTGCAGATGGGGGCGAAAAAGTATTCATTATCGAAGCTAATCCTCGTGCCTCTCGCACTGTTCCCTTTGTGGCCAAAGCCACAGGTGTGCCTTTGGCACGCCTTGCAACACGTTTGATGGCTGGTGAAACGTTGAGCCAGGTTGGTTTGCTGAAGGAGCCTGCCCCTCCTTTGCAGACCGTGAAGGAAGCGGTGCTTCCTTTTCGACGTTTTCCTGGGTCTGATTCTCTTCTTGGCCCCGAGATGCGTTCGACTGGAGAAGTGATGGGTTCTGCCTCCGATTTCGGTATGGCTTTCGCCAAGGCAGAACTAGCGGCAGGTGAAGCGCTTCCAACAACGGGAACTGTGTTTCTTTCTACCCACGATCGCGATAAGCCAGCTTTGGTGCCTGTGGCGCGCCAGCTCATCGGATTGGGTTTCCAATTGATCGCAACCTCTGGAACCGCTCAAGCGCTTCGTAAGGAAGGGTTGCAGGTGGAGTCCGTTCTCAAAGTGCATGAGGGACGGCCCAATATTGAGGACCTCATTCGTTCTGGCGGTGTGCAGTTGGTGATCAATACACCCATTGGACGCCAGGCTGCGCACGATGATCGCTACTTACGCAGGGCTGCTCTCGATTATTCCGTTCCGACCCTCACTACCTTGGCTGGTGCGCGTGCTGCTGTAGAGGCCATTGAGGCCTTACAAACTCGAACAATCGTGATTCATGCTTTGCAAGACGTGCACGCATCGCTTTCTGGCCAGTAG
- a CDS encoding DUF3386 domain-containing protein, whose translation MTTTSATVIAPGSDCRDAFRAAYQNRYTWDSGFSGYSGRCIWLQGDRSVEGTFRVGADLKAKVEGVSDPEVEKAFASQLWEVCIHRVRRTFEQTHSENTFTAGDCTDEGLEVIIGGKGQGDKYRIKDDVVTMVHRHIHGTVVTIHTMSTTDTGEGYLSHTYTSEYADPKTGEPKGGKSTFEDQFAPLPGNGPWTLASRRITTAAGAGSEASEQTFLFEDLQPLA comes from the coding sequence TTGACTACGACCTCCGCGACAGTGATTGCTCCAGGCAGCGATTGCCGGGATGCTTTTCGTGCTGCTTATCAAAACCGTTACACCTGGGATTCAGGATTTTCTGGATATTCAGGTCGCTGCATTTGGCTACAGGGCGATCGATCTGTTGAAGGAACCTTCCGTGTTGGCGCTGATTTAAAAGCCAAGGTTGAGGGGGTCTCTGACCCTGAAGTTGAAAAGGCGTTTGCCTCGCAATTGTGGGAAGTTTGTATTCATCGTGTGCGTCGTACATTTGAACAGACCCATTCTGAAAATACATTTACCGCTGGCGATTGCACCGATGAAGGTCTCGAAGTCATCATTGGCGGAAAAGGTCAAGGTGATAAATATCGAATTAAAGATGATGTTGTGACGATGGTTCACCGTCACATTCATGGAACCGTGGTCACGATCCACACCATGAGTACAACTGATACTGGGGAGGGTTATCTAAGCCATACCTACACCAGCGAATATGCAGATCCCAAAACGGGTGAGCCAAAAGGTGGAAAAAGCACGTTCGAGGATCAGTTCGCTCCCCTTCCAGGAAATGGGCCTTGGACCCTTGCCTCACGTCGCATCACTACGGCTGCCGGCGCTGGCTCAGAGGCCTCTGAGCAGACGTTTTTGTTTGAAGACTTGCAGCCTCTGGCGTAA